Proteins co-encoded in one Hyla sarda isolate aHylSar1 chromosome 4, aHylSar1.hap1, whole genome shotgun sequence genomic window:
- the LOC130367282 gene encoding extracellular calcium-sensing receptor-like: MPYPGIRASHVTKVTIYCAHLYDIIVPVIVLEQHPGPQGDMARPTEDINHLLQLCCLGTAMGTLYKLRIGAPLVDDRTMITLYTVIWILLLPDLIVVLHSSDLACRLYVPELEGITQPGDIMLGVILPLHLDRVYQRLPFTVRPTKTICSTFHLENYQQLQSMIFAVEEINGNPTILPNVTLGFQAYDSCDVLRHDLQGTLQILSGSNKVLPNYRCLVNVPLSVIIGPSISTHSILVAHILGLYKYPQISHFSTSPLLSDRTKFPSFFRTVSNDVFQSQGLSQLVLHFGWTWIGLLAVDNDYGQQGIQLVKKEIVKAGACVAFSENIITSQPSHNAPRIVKVLKTSTAEIVVVFSPAINLVPILYEMLKQDVTKKIFIASEAWSTSSLFSIGKLSESLSGTIGLAFYSGTIPKFQEFLNKIHPSIALGKEWTKLLWEQTFHCTVMDNNSTRSFSTSMKECTGSEYLQSVTNSFNDVSNLRATYNVYTAVHVVAKALEDLKSCKNGPLFFHKPCAKIKDFASWQLLYYMKKARVTLSNGKDFYFDENGDPPAIYDIVNWQLNPEGIMQHKKIGSYDTMASPGQVFTINTSAILWNTGNETRPISVCSESCPPGLRKAPLSGQPACCFQCVPCPQGEISNQTDSVDCIRCQWNEWPNAPKDLCLQKAIEYLSYEETLGSTLTCTSSVSVLIPVLIFQLYVKFKMTPIVKANNYYLSCLLLVSLSLCFLCSLLFIGFPKHETCLLRQAGFGLAFTLCISCVLAKTIMVVFAFMATKPGSNLRRWTSPKVSYAIIFLCTFLQFIMCITWLYNSPPFPQNNAQVKPNVIIVECNEGSPIAFWIMLGYLFLLATISFIVAFLARRLPESFNEAQYITFSMLAFLSVWISYIPASLSAQGKYTVAMEVFAILASSWALVICMFFPKCFIILFRPETNSREFLMRKNPTCS, translated from the exons AATCTATTGTGCACATCTGTATGATATAATTGTTCCTGTAATTGTCCTGGAGCAGCATCCAGGCCCTCAGGGTGACATGGCTCGGCCCACAGAGGACATCAATCACTTACTCCAGCTGTGTTGTCTGGGAACAGCCATGGGCACCCTTTATAAACTGAGGAT TGGAGCCCCCCTCGTTGATGATCGTACAATGATAACCTTGTATACAGTGATCTGGATTCTTCTTCTGCCTGACCTTATTGTTGTGTTACATTCCTCGGATCTGGCCTGCCGCCTTTATGTTCCAGAACTTGAAGGTATAACTCAGCCTGGAGATATCATGTTAGGAGTCATTTTACCTCTTCATTTGGACAGGGTGTATCAAAGACTTCCCTTCACCGTAAGACCAACTAAGACCATTTGTTCAAC GTTCCACCTTGAAAATTATCAGCAACTTCAGTCCATGATATTTGCAGTTGAAGAAATTAATGGAAATCCCACTATTCTTCCAAATGTCACTTTAGGCTTCCAAGCCTATGACTCGTGTGATGTTCTTCGGCATGATCTCCAAGGAACATTACAGATACTGTCTGGATCCAACAAAGTTCTACCCAACTACCGATGCCTTGTAAATGTTCCACTCAGTGTGATCATCGGTCCCTCGATTTCAACACACTCCATCCTCGTAGCACATATTCTGGGACTGTATAAGTACCCTCAG ATTAGCCACTTTTCCACCAGTCCTCTACTGAGCGATCGGACAAAATTCCCGTCATTTTTCAGAACTGTATCTAATGATGTTTTCCAATCTCAAGGACTTTCCCAGCTGGTGTTACATTTTGGCTGGACATGGATAGGGTTACTGGCCGTTGACAATGACTATGGTCAACAAGGAATTCAACTGGTGAAAAAAGAGATAGTCAAGGCTGGAGCATGTGTGGCTTTTTCTGAGAACATTATTACAAGCCAGCCAAGCCACAACGCTCCACGTATTGTTAAAGTTTTGAAGACCTCAACTGCAGAAATCGTGGTTGTCTTCTCGCCAGCTATAAATTTAGTTCCCATCTTGTATGAAATGTTGAAACAAGATGTCACAAAGAAAATATTCATAGCAAGTGAAGCTTGGTCCACCTCTAGTCTCTTCTCCATAGGAAAGCTTTCTGAGTCCCTCTCAGGGACAATCGGATTAGCTTTCTACAGTGGAACTATCCCAAAGTTTCAAGAATTTCTCAATAAGATCCACCCTTCGATAGCCCTGGGAAAGGAATGGACAAAGTTGTTATGGGAGCAGACATTTCATTGCACAGTTATGGATAACAATTCAACAAGGTCTTTCAGCACATCCATGAAAGAATGTACAGGATCTGAGTACCTTCAAAGTGTCACAAACAGCTTCAATGATGTCTCCAACTTAAGGGCTACGTACAATGTCTATACTGCAGTGCATGTTGTGGCTAAAGCTTTAGAAGATTTGAAAAGCTGCAAGAATGGACCCTTATTCTTCCATAAACCATGTgctaaaattaaagattttgcatCTTGGCAG CTTTTGTACTATATGAAGAAAGCTAGAGTCACCCTGAGTAATGGGAAAGACTTCTACTTTGATGAGAATGGAGACCCTCCGGCCATCTATGACATTGTGAACTGGCAACTTAACCCAGAGGGCATCATGCAACATAAAAAGATTGGCAGCTACGATACCATGGCTTCTCCTGGTCAAGTTTTTACTATAAACACCAGTGCTATACTATGGAACACTGGAAATGAGACA CGTCCTATCTCGGTCTGCAGTGAGAGTTGTCCTCCAGGCCTTAGGAAAGCCCCTTTAAGTGGTCAACCAGCTTGTTGTTTCCAATGTGTACCCTGCCCTCAAGGAGAGATTTCCAATCAGACAG ACTCAGTTGACTGTATCCGGTGCCAATGGAATGAATGGCCAAATGCCCCAAAAGACCTGTGTCTCCAGAAGGCTATAGAATATCTGTCATATGAAGAAACCTTGGGCTCAACCTTGACCTGTACAAGTTCTGTGTCCGTCCTCATTCCTGTTCTTATTTTTCAACTTTATGTTAAGTTTAAAATGACCCCTATAGTGAAAGCTAACAACTACTACCTGAGCTGCCTTCTGTTGGTGTCCTTGTCCCTCTGTTTCCTTTGCTCTTTGCTTTTTATAGGATTTCCAAAACATGAAACATGTCTTCTACGTCAAGCTGGATTCGGGTTGGCCTTTACCCTCTGTATCTCTTGTGTCTTGGCTAAAACCATCATGGTAGTATTTGCTTTTATGGCAACAAAGCCAGGAAGCAATTTGAGGAGATGGACCAGTCCCAAAGTGTCCTATGCTATTATATTCCTATGCACTTTTTTGCAGTTCATTATGTGCATCACATGGTTGTATAACTCACCTCCATTTCCCCAAAACAATGCTCAAGTGAAACCTAATGTAATAATTGTTGAGTGTAATGAGGGATCACCTATCGCCTTCTGGATCATGTTGGGTTATCTCTTCCTTCTGGCCACCATAAGTTTCATTGTGGCCTTCTTGGCCCGAAGACTTCCCGAAAGCTTCAATGAAGCCCAATATATTACGTTCAGCATGTTGGCCTTCCTCAGTGTCTGGATATCTTATATCCCGGCCTCCCTCAGTGCCCAGGGCAAGTACACAGTGGCTATGGAGGTCTTTGCCATCTTGGCCTCCAGTTGGGCTTTGGTCATATGTATGTTTTTTCCAAAATGTTTTATCATATTGTTCAGACCAGAGACGAACTCTAGAGAATTTCTCATGAGGAAGAACCCAACATGTAGTTAA